One Streptomyces sp. RPA4-2 genomic window carries:
- a CDS encoding glutamate racemase: protein MKIALMDSGIGLLAAATAVRRLRPDADLVLSSAPDTMPWGPLAPQDVTERALAVAEAAAGHHPDALIVACNTASVHALPALRARLEPAVPVIGTVPAIKPAAAGGGPVAIWATPATTGSPYQRGLIREFAEGVAVTEVPCPGLADAVEHGDQAGIDAAIAAAAARTPDDVRAVVLGCTHYELVAERIRAAVQRPGLPPLVLHASAGAVAAQALRRIGAFPDPGAAADGTVTVLLSGRVGVLPEPALEYGEGRLLQAVSPAR from the coding sequence GTGAAGATCGCGCTCATGGACTCCGGAATCGGACTGCTCGCCGCTGCCACCGCGGTACGTCGACTGCGGCCCGACGCCGATCTCGTCCTGTCCTCGGCGCCCGACACCATGCCCTGGGGACCCCTTGCGCCCCAGGACGTGACCGAGCGCGCGCTCGCGGTCGCCGAGGCGGCGGCCGGACACCACCCCGACGCGCTGATCGTCGCCTGCAACACCGCCTCCGTGCACGCGCTGCCCGCCCTGCGTGCCCGCCTGGAGCCGGCTGTGCCCGTGATCGGCACGGTCCCGGCGATCAAGCCGGCCGCGGCCGGAGGCGGTCCCGTCGCGATCTGGGCCACTCCCGCCACCACCGGCAGCCCGTACCAGCGGGGACTCATCCGTGAGTTCGCCGAGGGGGTGGCCGTCACCGAGGTGCCGTGCCCCGGGCTCGCCGACGCCGTGGAGCACGGGGACCAGGCGGGCATCGACGCCGCGATCGCCGCGGCCGCCGCCCGGACCCCCGACGATGTAAGGGCCGTCGTCCTGGGGTGCACCCATTACGAGCTGGTCGCCGAACGGATCCGCGCGGCCGTGCAGCGGCCCGGCCTCCCGCCGCTCGTCCTGCACGCCTCCGCCGGTGCGGTCGCCGCGCAGGCGCTGCGCAGGATCGGCGCGTTCCCGGACCCGGGAGCGGCCGCCGACGGCACCGTCACCGTACTTCTCAGCGGCCGGGTGGGGGTTCTGCCCGAGCCCGCGCTGGAGTACGGGGAGGGCCGCCTCCTGCAGGCGGTCAGCCCCGCCCGCTGA
- a CDS encoding glycosyltransferase translates to MSAVAWTAVGSLAAWLWLLLGQGFFWRTDLRLPPRREPDDWPSVCVVVPARDEAGVLPASLPTLLAQDYPGRAEVFLVDDGSSDGTGELARELARAHGGLPLTVDSPGEPPAGWTGKLWAVRHGIVLARTREPVYLLLTDADIAHAPDSLRTLVAAAHTGGFDLVSQMARLRVASVWERLVVPAFVYFFAQLYPFRWIATRGSRTAAAAGGCVLLRADAAERARIPDAIRHAVIDDVALARAVKGVGGHIWLGLAERVDSVRPYPRLHDLWRMVSRSAYAQLRHNPSLLLGTVIGLAVVYLVPPLALVTGLVVGSTVVTAAGGLAWLLMTATYLPMLRYYRQPWWLAPLLPVTAFLYLLMTVDSAVQHYRGRGAAWKGRTYARPDTALDER, encoded by the coding sequence GTGAGTGCCGTCGCGTGGACCGCCGTGGGATCACTGGCCGCCTGGCTGTGGCTGCTGCTCGGCCAGGGCTTCTTCTGGCGTACGGATCTGCGGTTGCCACCGCGCCGGGAGCCGGACGACTGGCCGTCCGTCTGTGTCGTCGTCCCCGCACGCGACGAGGCGGGTGTCCTGCCCGCGAGCCTGCCGACCCTCCTCGCGCAGGACTATCCGGGACGGGCCGAGGTCTTCCTCGTCGACGACGGCAGCTCGGACGGCACCGGGGAGCTGGCCCGTGAACTGGCTCGCGCGCACGGCGGGCTCCCGCTGACCGTCGACTCGCCCGGGGAGCCGCCCGCGGGCTGGACCGGCAAGCTCTGGGCCGTACGGCACGGCATCGTCCTGGCCCGCACGCGCGAGCCCGTGTACCTGCTGCTGACGGACGCGGACATCGCCCATGCGCCCGACAGTCTGCGGACGCTGGTGGCCGCGGCGCACACCGGCGGTTTCGACCTCGTCTCCCAGATGGCGCGGCTGAGAGTGGCGAGCGTGTGGGAGCGGCTCGTCGTGCCCGCGTTCGTCTACTTCTTCGCCCAGCTGTATCCCTTCCGGTGGATCGCGACGCGGGGTTCACGCACGGCGGCCGCGGCCGGTGGCTGTGTGCTGCTGCGCGCCGACGCCGCCGAGCGGGCGCGGATTCCGGACGCCATCCGGCACGCCGTCATCGACGACGTGGCGCTCGCTCGGGCGGTCAAGGGCGTCGGCGGTCACATCTGGCTGGGGCTCGCCGAGCGGGTGGACAGTGTGCGCCCCTACCCGCGGCTGCACGACCTGTGGCGCATGGTCTCGCGCAGCGCGTACGCCCAGCTGCGGCACAACCCGTCGCTGCTCCTGGGGACGGTCATCGGCCTCGCCGTCGTCTACCTGGTGCCGCCGCTCGCGCTCGTCACCGGCCTGGTGGTGGGGAGCACGGTTGTCACGGCGGCCGGAGGGCTCGCGTGGCTGCTGATGACGGCGACGTATCTGCCGATGCTGCGCTACTACCGGCAGCCCTGGTGGCTCGCTCCGCTGCTGCCGGTCACCGCGTTCCTGTACCTCCTCATGACGGTCGATTCCGCGGTGCAGCACTACAGGGGGCGCGGCGCGGCCTGGAAGGGCCGCACCTACGCCCGGCCCGACACCGCGCTCGACGAGCGCTGA
- a CDS encoding MOSC domain-containing protein, whose amino-acid sequence MGNAELHSIHVHPVKAFRGQAPRDAVVEPWGLAGDRRWALIDDGGKVVTQRQQPRLAQAAAELVPGGVRLSAPGRASLSVPVPDPTTADRATLDLFGDKVEAVLAGAAAHVWCSEYLGSETRLVHMDDPATRRPVDPEHGRPGETVSFADGYPLLLTTLASLDALNSLIAQGDRAHEGPLPMNRFRPNVVVAGTTAWAEDDWTRVTIGEVAFRVAKMCGRCVVTTTDQDTAERGREPLRTLGRHRRFGSQLIFGQNLVPESTGIVRVGDPVTVVS is encoded by the coding sequence ATGGGGAACGCGGAGCTGCACTCGATCCACGTCCATCCGGTCAAGGCGTTCCGTGGCCAGGCGCCACGGGACGCCGTGGTGGAGCCCTGGGGACTGGCCGGGGACCGGCGCTGGGCGCTGATCGACGACGGGGGAAAGGTCGTCACCCAGCGCCAGCAGCCACGCCTGGCGCAGGCCGCCGCCGAGCTGGTGCCCGGCGGCGTTCGGCTGTCCGCTCCCGGCCGTGCGTCACTCAGCGTCCCGGTGCCGGATCCGACCACCGCGGACAGGGCCACACTGGACCTCTTCGGCGACAAGGTCGAGGCGGTCCTCGCCGGCGCCGCCGCGCATGTCTGGTGCAGCGAGTACCTGGGGTCCGAGACGCGCCTCGTCCACATGGACGACCCCGCCACCCGCAGGCCCGTGGACCCGGAGCACGGACGTCCGGGCGAGACCGTCAGCTTCGCGGACGGCTATCCGCTGCTGCTCACCACCCTCGCCTCGCTGGACGCGCTCAACTCCTTGATCGCCCAAGGTGACCGCGCCCACGAGGGCCCGCTCCCGATGAACCGATTCCGGCCGAACGTGGTGGTGGCGGGTACCACGGCCTGGGCCGAGGACGACTGGACCCGCGTCACCATCGGTGAGGTCGCCTTCCGGGTAGCCAAGATGTGCGGCCGCTGCGTCGTGACCACCACCGACCAGGACACCGCCGAGCGCGGCCGGGAACCCCTGCGCACGCTCGGGCGTCATCGCCGCTTCGGGTCCCAGCTGATCTTCGGACAGAACCTGGTGCCGGAGTCCACCGGCATCGTGCGCGTCGGCGATCCGGTCACGGTCGTCTCCTGA
- a CDS encoding right-handed parallel beta-helix repeat-containing protein, producing MAQGTVQVTHTGTSRWRRRTGEYASLAAALEAAADGDVLTVAPGTYRENLVVQRAVTLRGPEGSPGSVRIAPVDGVPLTVRASAVVQDLHVEGQDSAAPALLVEEGTPELLDMRIVTRSSAGIEVRGGARPTVRRCTVDNPAGVGIAVLDGGGGVFEECEIVAAGQSGIAVRGGGRPRLERCRVHHTSGAGLSATGENSSLEAVGCEVYEVKGSGVQITGRAAAHLTDCDVHRTTSDGVTLDTDAVLTLADCRIHDIPENAVDLRSRSVLTLTRTTVRKFGRNGLSVWDPGTRVDANQCEIFDSTGDYPAVWVSDGATAVLESCRVHDVPDALFVLDRGSRVDVVDSDLSQVRNTAVSVSDGATAQLDDCRIRDAATGAWFRDHGSGGTLSGCTVDGTQTGVIVTKGADPTIERCTVDSPAEAGFYVSAGGRGSFHHCRVTGSGGYGFHVIDGCRATLKKCRTERCARGGYEFADGGNTAGGGPVVEDCTSDESAGARSPAPETAVQTSGPSAGLLGAIPGQRTTEQESPTGSPQPEEPARSSKAVLGELDTLVGLESVKREVRALTDMIEVGRRRQEAGLKAASARRHLVFTGSPGTGKTTVARLYGEILASLGVLEKGHLVEVSRVDLVGEHIGSTAIRTQEAFDRARGGVLFIDEAYALSPEDSGRDFGREAIDTLVKLMEDHRDAVVVIVAGYTAEMERFLTVNPGVASRFSRTITFSDYLPEELLRIVEQQAEEHEYSLGPGASEALLKYFTAIPKGPAFGNGRTARQTFEAMVERHAGRVAQLDEPNTDDLTLLYADDLPELP from the coding sequence ATGGCACAGGGCACGGTCCAGGTGACGCACACCGGCACCTCGCGGTGGCGGCGCCGCACGGGAGAGTACGCATCACTGGCCGCGGCCCTGGAAGCGGCCGCCGACGGCGACGTACTCACCGTCGCCCCCGGTACGTACCGGGAGAACCTCGTCGTCCAGCGCGCGGTGACACTGCGCGGCCCCGAGGGCTCGCCCGGCTCCGTGCGCATCGCGCCCGTGGACGGCGTGCCGTTGACCGTCCGTGCCTCCGCCGTCGTCCAGGACCTGCACGTGGAGGGCCAGGACTCGGCCGCGCCCGCGCTGCTCGTCGAGGAGGGCACCCCGGAGCTGCTGGACATGCGGATCGTCACCCGGTCCTCGGCCGGCATCGAGGTACGCGGTGGCGCACGTCCGACCGTGCGCCGCTGCACGGTCGACAATCCGGCCGGCGTCGGCATCGCCGTACTCGACGGCGGCGGCGGGGTGTTCGAGGAGTGCGAGATCGTCGCGGCCGGGCAGTCGGGCATCGCGGTACGCGGCGGCGGCCGCCCCCGCCTGGAGCGCTGCCGGGTGCACCACACCTCCGGCGCGGGCCTGTCGGCGACCGGTGAGAACTCCTCGCTGGAGGCGGTCGGTTGCGAGGTCTACGAGGTCAAGGGCTCCGGCGTGCAGATCACCGGGCGGGCCGCCGCCCACCTCACCGACTGCGATGTGCACCGTACGACCTCGGACGGCGTCACGCTGGACACGGACGCGGTGCTCACGCTCGCCGACTGCCGCATCCACGACATCCCGGAGAACGCGGTCGATCTGCGCTCCCGCTCGGTCCTCACCCTCACCCGCACCACCGTCCGCAAGTTCGGGCGCAACGGCCTGTCGGTGTGGGACCCGGGCACCCGTGTGGACGCCAACCAGTGCGAGATCTTCGACAGTACGGGCGACTACCCCGCGGTCTGGGTCAGCGACGGCGCCACCGCCGTACTGGAGTCGTGCCGGGTGCACGACGTGCCGGACGCCCTGTTCGTCCTCGACCGCGGTTCACGCGTGGACGTCGTCGACAGCGACCTCTCCCAAGTACGCAACACGGCCGTCTCGGTGAGCGACGGCGCCACCGCGCAGCTCGACGACTGCCGCATCCGCGACGCCGCGACGGGCGCCTGGTTCCGTGACCACGGAAGCGGCGGAACGCTGTCCGGCTGCACCGTCGACGGCACCCAGACCGGTGTCATCGTCACCAAGGGCGCCGACCCCACCATCGAGCGCTGCACGGTCGACTCCCCCGCGGAAGCGGGCTTCTACGTGTCGGCGGGCGGGCGCGGCAGCTTCCACCACTGCCGCGTGACGGGCAGCGGGGGCTACGGCTTCCATGTCATCGACGGCTGCCGCGCGACGCTGAAGAAGTGCCGTACGGAGCGGTGCGCGCGCGGCGGCTACGAGTTCGCCGACGGCGGCAACACCGCGGGCGGCGGCCCGGTCGTCGAGGACTGCACGAGCGACGAAAGCGCCGGAGCGCGGTCCCCGGCCCCCGAGACGGCCGTACAGACGTCCGGTCCGTCCGCCGGTCTGCTGGGCGCGATCCCGGGCCAGCGCACCACCGAGCAGGAGTCGCCCACCGGTTCCCCCCAGCCCGAGGAGCCCGCCCGCTCCTCCAAGGCCGTCCTCGGCGAACTCGACACGCTGGTGGGCCTGGAGAGCGTCAAGCGCGAGGTGCGGGCCCTCACCGACATGATCGAGGTGGGCCGCCGGCGTCAGGAGGCGGGTCTCAAGGCGGCCTCGGCGCGGCGCCATCTGGTCTTCACGGGCTCCCCCGGCACCGGCAAGACGACGGTCGCCCGGCTGTACGGCGAGATCCTCGCCTCGCTCGGTGTCCTGGAGAAGGGACATCTGGTCGAGGTGTCCCGCGTGGACCTGGTCGGCGAGCACATCGGCTCCACGGCGATCCGCACCCAGGAAGCCTTCGACCGCGCGCGTGGCGGTGTGCTCTTCATCGACGAGGCGTACGCGCTGTCGCCGGAGGACTCAGGACGCGACTTCGGCCGCGAGGCCATCGACACCCTCGTCAAGCTGATGGAGGACCACCGGGACGCGGTCGTCGTGATCGTCGCGGGCTACACGGCCGAGATGGAGCGCTTCCTCACGGTCAACCCCGGTGTGGCGTCCCGCTTCTCGCGGACCATCACCTTCAGCGACTACCTCCCCGAGGAACTCCTGCGGATCGTGGAGCAGCAGGCCGAGGAGCACGAGTACAGCCTCGGGCCCGGCGCGTCCGAGGCACTGCTCAAGTACTTCACGGCCATCCCCAAGGGACCCGCTTTCGGCAACGGCCGCACCGCGCGGCAGACCTTCGAGGCGATGGTCGAGCGGCACGCGGGCCGGGTCGCCCAGCTCGACGAACCGAACACGGACGATCTGACCCTGCTCTACGCGGACGATCTTCCGGAGCTGCCCTGA
- a CDS encoding DeoR/GlpR family DNA-binding transcription regulator encodes MSENQNLLAEQRRALILDEVRRRGGVRVNELTRKLGVSDMTVRRDLDALARQGVVEKVHGGAVPVAEASTHEPGFEAKSGLELTAKEDIARAAAELVAPGTAIALSGGTTTYALAHRLLDVPDLTVVTNSVRVADVFHAAQRVSGQRQGAATVVLTGGVRTPSDSLVGPVADQAIAALHFDVLFLGVHGISVEAGLSTPNLAEAETNRRLVQSARRVVVVADHTKWGTVGLSSFAALEQVDTLVTDAGLSAEARAEIAEHPTHLVVAGEPADGTDI; translated from the coding sequence GTGAGTGAGAATCAGAACCTCCTCGCGGAGCAGCGTCGAGCCCTGATCCTCGACGAGGTGAGGCGCCGGGGCGGCGTCAGGGTGAACGAACTGACGCGCAAGCTCGGGGTCTCCGACATGACGGTCCGCCGCGATCTCGACGCTCTCGCGCGCCAGGGCGTGGTGGAGAAGGTGCACGGCGGTGCGGTGCCGGTGGCCGAGGCGAGTACGCACGAGCCGGGTTTCGAGGCCAAGTCGGGCCTGGAGCTGACCGCCAAGGAGGACATCGCGCGGGCCGCCGCCGAGTTGGTCGCGCCGGGCACCGCGATCGCGCTCTCGGGCGGTACGACGACGTACGCGCTGGCCCATCGGCTCCTGGACGTGCCGGATCTGACCGTGGTCACCAACTCGGTGCGGGTGGCCGACGTGTTCCATGCCGCGCAGCGCGTCTCCGGTCAGCGGCAGGGCGCGGCCACGGTCGTCCTGACCGGCGGGGTGCGTACACCGTCCGACTCGCTCGTCGGTCCGGTGGCCGACCAGGCCATCGCCGCGCTCCACTTCGACGTGCTGTTCCTGGGGGTGCACGGGATATCCGTGGAGGCGGGCCTGTCCACACCGAACCTGGCGGAGGCGGAGACCAACCGGCGGCTGGTGCAGTCCGCACGGCGTGTCGTGGTGGTCGCCGACCACACCAAGTGGGGCACGGTGGGGCTGAGTTCGTTCGCCGCGCTGGAGCAGGTCGACACGCTGGTGACGGACGCCGGGCTGTCGGCCGAGGCACGCGCGGAGATCGCCGAACACCCGACACACCTCGTGGTGGCCGGTGAGCCGGCGGACGGTACAGACATCTGA
- a CDS encoding SRPBCC family protein: protein MARRLRPVGPEFAGTAPLRLVFAREMTAPPGAVFRALAEDVSGWSEWFSAVTLARPSGDGTGREVRLRGGTRFQETVLVSRAPEVYAYRVDVTNAPGARALVEEWRLTPAGRGTRVQWTFAADGTAPFRVALKVGRAGLGRAFRDAVTALDRRLAPAPP, encoded by the coding sequence ATGGCACGCCGTCTGCGCCCGGTGGGTCCCGAATTCGCCGGGACCGCTCCCCTGCGTCTGGTCTTCGCCCGCGAGATGACCGCTCCCCCCGGGGCCGTCTTCCGGGCTCTGGCCGAGGACGTGTCCGGCTGGAGCGAGTGGTTCTCGGCCGTGACGCTCGCCCGGCCGAGCGGGGACGGCACCGGGCGTGAGGTCCGGCTCCGTGGCGGCACCCGCTTCCAGGAGACCGTGCTCGTGTCCAGGGCCCCCGAGGTGTACGCGTACCGGGTGGACGTCACGAACGCGCCCGGCGCCCGTGCCCTGGTCGAGGAGTGGCGGCTGACGCCGGCCGGGAGGGGCACGCGGGTCCAGTGGACCTTCGCCGCCGACGGGACGGCTCCCTTCCGGGTGGCTCTGAAGGTGGGCCGGGCGGGCCTCGGCCGGGCCTTCCGGGACGCGGTCACGGCGCTGGACCGGCGGCTGGCGCCGGCACCCCCGTAA
- a CDS encoding PLP-dependent cysteine synthase family protein: MSSPQQIRTGETLDVDHSDARYRTWLKEAVRKVHADANRSADTHLLRFPLPEAWGIDLYLKDESTHPTGSLKHRLARSLFLYGLCNGWIRPGRPVIEASSGSTAVSEAYFAKLVGVPFIAVMPRTTSAEKCRLIEFHGGQCHFVDDSRRMYEESAALAIETGGHYMDQFTYAERATDWRGNNNIAESIFRQLELERFPEPAWIVATAGTGGTSATLARYVHYMQYDTRICVADPENSCFFEGWTTGDPDVTCDCGSRIEGIGRPRMEPSFVPGAIDRMMKVPDAATVAAVRALEQAIGRKAGGSTGTGLWSALKIVAEMVTEGRNGSVVTLLCDPGDRYLDKYYSDTWLADQGLDITPYTAAIASLLKTGVWPD, from the coding sequence GTGAGCAGCCCTCAGCAGATCCGGACCGGCGAAACCCTCGACGTCGACCACAGCGACGCGCGGTACCGGACCTGGCTCAAAGAGGCCGTCCGCAAGGTGCACGCCGACGCGAACCGCTCGGCCGACACGCACCTGCTGCGCTTCCCGCTGCCCGAGGCGTGGGGCATCGACCTGTATCTGAAGGACGAGTCGACCCACCCCACCGGGAGCCTCAAGCACCGGCTCGCCCGTTCGCTCTTCCTCTACGGCCTGTGCAACGGCTGGATCCGTCCGGGCCGTCCCGTGATCGAGGCGTCCAGCGGCTCGACGGCCGTCTCCGAGGCGTACTTCGCGAAGCTCGTCGGAGTGCCCTTCATCGCGGTGATGCCGCGCACGACGAGCGCCGAGAAGTGCCGCCTGATCGAGTTCCACGGCGGCCAGTGCCACTTCGTGGACGACTCCCGCAGGATGTACGAGGAGTCCGCCGCCCTCGCGATCGAGACCGGCGGCCACTACATGGACCAGTTCACCTACGCGGAACGTGCCACGGACTGGCGCGGGAACAACAACATCGCCGAATCCATCTTCCGGCAGCTGGAGTTGGAACGTTTCCCGGAGCCCGCGTGGATCGTCGCCACGGCCGGCACCGGCGGCACCTCGGCGACCCTCGCGCGCTACGTCCACTACATGCAGTACGACACCCGCATCTGCGTCGCCGACCCGGAGAACTCGTGCTTCTTCGAGGGCTGGACCACCGGCGATCCGGACGTCACCTGCGACTGCGGCTCGCGGATCGAGGGCATCGGCAGACCCCGGATGGAACCGAGTTTCGTACCCGGCGCCATCGACCGGATGATGAAGGTACCCGACGCCGCGACCGTGGCGGCCGTACGGGCATTGGAACAGGCCATCGGACGCAAGGCGGGCGGTTCGACCGGCACCGGCCTGTGGAGTGCGCTGAAGATCGTCGCCGAGATGGTGACCGAGGGACGCAACGGCAGCGTCGTGACCCTGCTGTGCGACCCGGGGGACCGGTATCTGGACAAGTACTACTCGGACACGTGGCTGGCCGACCAGGGCCTGGACATCACGCCCTACACGGCCGCCATCGCGTCACTCCTGAAGACGGGCGTCTGGCCCGACTGA